One window from the genome of Acidobacteriota bacterium encodes:
- a CDS encoding SUMF1/EgtB/PvdO family nonheme iron enzyme produces MRTCSECNREWNERVDFCPFDGQPLTLNIVLNDRYRLDALLGRGGMGLVYRATHLKLDSPMAIKILHPQLMGHETARKRFIREACIAAKVQHENVIRVFDCDEAKGTTYFAMELLEGTTLRDALKRNRHFTLDEISHLLKQICAGVYVAHFKGVLHRDLKPANVFLLQADDGIERAKILDFGISRFLTPNASTLTERGRVLGTPEYMSPEQVKDEVLDPRSDIYSLGVMLYELLTGQLPFRATTSMSLMYRHVNDRPLAPSEVQSGLPRMVDEVVLRALAKHREHRQQSVLQLSQEFEAAISVSTPYTQSPVVVETDLELRVAGPGSQWLPRRVNARPTVAPSLRPVDGPAPRPIFNRSPLRAISGGLIPPGTSWQAYDYETITVDARGNVTQRSKRQARCFIEDLGDGIVLELVEIPAGTYLMGMPEELAERVRREAGPNGVHITAGSNWVQCGTPQTWVTLPKFYLSKFEVTQSQWEAVMGTNPSMFKDGSLPVDRITWYDAVEFCRRLSERTGRQYRVPTEAEWEYACRAGTSSVYAFGEMQLPETGAYGVTVQQPTGPLTQSGENKQRPVGSLGLANGFGLYDMHGNVWEWCQDVWHDTYDEIPEDGSAWETDGDPVRRVVRGGSWFVGEFVCRTALRNGLPAHIKVSSLGLRVQLADVLAPA; encoded by the coding sequence ATGAGGACCTGTTCAGAATGTAATCGGGAATGGAACGAGCGGGTTGATTTCTGCCCGTTTGATGGACAGCCACTCACGCTGAATATTGTACTTAATGATCGCTACCGACTTGACGCCCTGCTTGGGCGCGGCGGGATGGGGTTGGTGTACCGGGCCACTCACCTCAAACTGGACAGTCCGATGGCCATCAAGATTTTGCATCCGCAACTGATGGGGCACGAAACCGCCCGCAAGCGATTTATCCGTGAAGCCTGCATTGCGGCGAAAGTCCAGCATGAAAACGTCATTCGGGTATTTGATTGCGATGAAGCCAAGGGGACGACCTACTTTGCCATGGAATTACTCGAAGGGACGACCTTGCGTGATGCACTCAAGCGCAACCGGCATTTTACGCTCGATGAAATTTCCCACCTGTTAAAACAGATTTGTGCTGGCGTGTATGTTGCCCATTTCAAAGGTGTTTTACACCGTGATCTGAAACCGGCAAACGTTTTTCTGCTCCAGGCGGATGACGGCATTGAGCGCGCCAAGATTCTGGATTTTGGGATTTCCAGATTTTTGACGCCAAATGCTTCGACGTTGACCGAGCGGGGAAGAGTGTTGGGCACGCCGGAATATATGTCGCCCGAACAGGTCAAGGATGAAGTTCTGGATCCACGCTCAGACATTTATAGCCTGGGTGTCATGCTCTATGAATTGCTGACCGGACAGCTTCCGTTTCGGGCCACAACCTCAATGTCGCTGATGTATCGCCACGTCAATGACCGCCCGCTGGCCCCAAGCGAAGTCCAGAGCGGACTGCCCCGGATGGTAGACGAAGTTGTCTTGCGAGCCCTTGCCAAGCATCGCGAACATCGCCAGCAATCGGTGTTGCAATTGAGTCAGGAGTTTGAAGCGGCGATTTCCGTTTCAACTCCATATACCCAAAGCCCGGTGGTGGTCGAAACCGATCTTGAGTTACGGGTGGCGGGGCCGGGGTCCCAGTGGCTTCCACGCCGGGTGAACGCCAGGCCGACCGTGGCCCCGAGTCTCCGACCAGTTGATGGTCCGGCCCCACGGCCAATTTTTAATCGCTCGCCATTGCGGGCAATTAGCGGCGGGCTGATTCCTCCGGGGACTTCCTGGCAAGCCTATGACTATGAAACCATCACGGTTGACGCCCGTGGCAATGTGACCCAGCGCAGCAAACGCCAGGCCCGATGTTTTATCGAAGACTTAGGTGATGGGATTGTGTTGGAACTGGTTGAAATCCCAGCCGGGACCTATTTGATGGGCATGCCCGAGGAACTGGCCGAACGCGTCCGCCGGGAAGCCGGTCCAAACGGAGTCCACATCACGGCTGGTTCAAACTGGGTTCAGTGCGGCACACCACAAACCTGGGTTACACTCCCGAAATTTTATCTCAGCAAGTTTGAAGTCACCCAGTCGCAATGGGAAGCGGTGATGGGCACCAATCCATCAATGTTTAAAGACGGTTCGCTTCCGGTTGATCGCATTACCTGGTATGACGCCGTCGAATTTTGCCGCCGTCTGTCCGAACGGACCGGACGCCAGTATCGTGTGCCGACCGAAGCCGAGTGGGAATATGCCTGCCGGGCAGGAACGTCTTCAGTGTATGCCTTTGGCGAAATGCAGCTTCCTGAGACGGGCGCCTATGGTGTGACCGTCCAGCAACCCACCGGTCCGTTAACCCAATCCGGTGAAAACAAACAGCGACCAGTTGGAAGCCTTGGCTTAGCCAACGGGTTTGGATTGTACGACATGCACGGCAATGTGTGGGAATGGTGCCAGGATGTCTGGCACGATACCTATGACGAAATCCCCGAAGATGGAAGTGCCTGGGAAACTGACGGAGACCCGGTGCGCCGTGTCGTGCGGGGCGGGTCGTGGTTTGTCGGCGAATTTGTCTGCCGGACGGCGCTTCGCAACGGGTTGCCGGCGCATATCAAGGTCAGTTCGTTGGGGTTGCGCGTGCAACTGGCCGATGTTTTAGCCCCGGCATAA
- a CDS encoding 3-deoxy-7-phosphoheptulonate synthase has protein sequence MRYITDDLRIRSIRVVLPPAYLQEEYPITDKISETVHDARETVRAIVNRQDDRLLVVVGPCSIHDVVAAREYAMLLKNKIDEFKDDLCLVMRVYFEKPRTTVGWKGLINDPYIDGTSKINDGLRLARKLLIDLGDMGVPAGSEFVDLISPQYTAELISWGAIGARTTESQSHRELASGLSCPVGFKNATGGTLQIAVDAVRSAAHPHYFLSHTKQGQSAIFETAGNPDCHIILRGGKAPNYSAEHVAEAAAVLEQANLPARIMIDCSHANSSKDHLKQIDVCRNVAEQIASGDSRIIGVMIESHLVAGRQDVKPGKTLRYGQSITDACICWDDTETLLEELAVAARARRVAALQEVS, from the coding sequence ATGCGATACATAACTGATGATCTTCGGATCCGCTCGATCAGGGTCGTTTTGCCCCCGGCCTACCTGCAGGAAGAATACCCCATCACGGACAAAATTTCCGAAACCGTCCACGATGCCCGTGAAACCGTCCGCGCGATTGTCAATCGTCAGGATGACCGGTTACTCGTCGTCGTCGGTCCCTGTTCGATCCACGATGTGGTTGCCGCGCGCGAATACGCGATGCTCCTCAAAAACAAAATTGATGAGTTCAAAGACGATCTTTGCCTCGTGATGCGGGTCTATTTTGAAAAGCCACGGACCACAGTTGGATGGAAAGGGTTGATCAATGATCCCTACATTGACGGCACGTCAAAAATCAACGACGGTTTGCGCCTGGCTCGTAAACTCTTGATTGATTTGGGGGATATGGGAGTTCCTGCCGGCAGTGAGTTTGTTGATCTGATCTCTCCGCAATACACAGCGGAGTTGATTAGCTGGGGCGCCATTGGTGCCCGGACAACAGAAAGTCAGTCGCATCGGGAACTGGCTTCGGGGTTGTCCTGTCCGGTTGGCTTTAAGAACGCCACGGGCGGCACCTTGCAAATCGCGGTGGATGCCGTGCGGTCAGCGGCACATCCCCATTATTTCCTGTCACATACCAAACAGGGACAATCCGCGATTTTTGAAACGGCGGGGAATCCGGATTGCCACATTATTCTCCGAGGTGGGAAAGCCCCCAATTACTCCGCCGAACACGTTGCCGAGGCGGCTGCCGTGCTTGAACAGGCCAACCTTCCGGCGCGCATTATGATTGATTGTAGCCACGCCAATTCGAGCAAAGACCACCTCAAGCAAATTGATGTCTGCCGAAACGTTGCCGAACAAATTGCCAGCGGTGATTCGCGAATCATCGGCGTGATGATCGAAAGCCATCTGGTTGCCGGTCGCCAGGATGTCAAACCGGGCAAAACCCTGCGCTATGGGCAAAGCATTACTGATGCCTGTATTTGCTGGGATGATACGGAAACCTTGCTCGAAGAACTGGCGGTCGCTGCTCGGGCCCGCCGCGTCGCGGCCTTACAAGAAGTCTCTTGA